One Acetobacterium sp. KB-1 DNA segment encodes these proteins:
- the glgB gene encoding 1,4-alpha-glucan branching protein GlgB: MNKIDDHADLASNRRFLSYHYFGAHLNEKGTTFRVWAPNAQSVSVVGDFNGWNIQAHPMKLVSGTHGVWERFIPELFQGQLYKYAVRQQDGELAYKADPYGFYSEVKPQTASIIWELDGYDWQDESWCKKRNDTNWLKMPINIYEAHLGSWKRNEKGEYLNYHELADQLVPYLTEMHYTHLELMPIMEHPFDGSWGYQLTGYYAATSRYGDPQGLMYLIDCCHQAGIGVILDWVPGHFCKDDPGLRHFDGTSQYEFSEHQQWGTMVFDYGKPEVLDFLISNAHFWFNRYHIDGLRIDGVASMIELNHGLDGEPFRNIEGGTDRLEALSFLRELNTIIFRDFPFAIMSAEDSTSYPMVTWPVDKGGLGFNLKWDMGWMHDTLDYMKTDPMFRNRFHNLLTFSMAYAFNENFILPLSHDEVVHSKRTILDKMFGDYNLKFDQFRILFGYLMTHPGKKLSFMGNEFAPFLEWRVDESLEWFLLDYQKHREIHTYIKDLNKFYLKEKALWVDDHSWGGFEWLEPNNSKQSILIFKRLGTEQKDTLITIINFCPLTYNDYQIGVPAPGNYRLAFNSDAPLYGGSDFKMKKTMKAQKIPLHGQDYSVSLNIPPSSVIVLKGVVPRTSTKVETTKKPKK, from the coding sequence ATGAATAAAATCGATGACCATGCAGATTTAGCCAGTAACAGGCGTTTTCTCAGTTACCACTATTTTGGTGCCCACCTTAATGAAAAAGGGACCACTTTTCGGGTCTGGGCCCCCAATGCCCAAAGTGTTTCCGTTGTCGGCGATTTCAATGGCTGGAACATTCAAGCTCACCCCATGAAACTCGTTTCCGGCACCCATGGTGTCTGGGAACGCTTTATCCCGGAACTGTTCCAAGGCCAGCTTTACAAGTATGCCGTTCGCCAACAGGATGGCGAATTGGCGTATAAGGCTGATCCTTACGGTTTTTACAGTGAGGTTAAGCCTCAAACCGCCTCCATTATCTGGGAACTCGATGGTTATGACTGGCAGGATGAAAGCTGGTGCAAAAAAAGAAACGACACCAATTGGCTAAAAATGCCGATTAATATTTATGAAGCCCATCTGGGTAGTTGGAAGCGCAATGAAAAGGGCGAGTATCTGAACTACCATGAACTGGCTGATCAACTCGTTCCTTATCTGACGGAGATGCATTACACCCACCTTGAACTGATGCCAATTATGGAACATCCCTTTGACGGTTCCTGGGGATATCAGCTCACCGGATATTACGCTGCCACCAGCCGCTACGGCGATCCCCAGGGGCTGATGTATCTGATCGATTGCTGCCACCAGGCCGGTATCGGTGTGATTCTGGATTGGGTACCTGGTCACTTCTGTAAAGACGATCCGGGCCTACGGCATTTTGACGGCACCAGCCAATACGAGTTTTCAGAACACCAGCAATGGGGGACAATGGTCTTTGATTACGGCAAACCCGAAGTCCTTGATTTTTTGATTTCCAATGCCCACTTCTGGTTTAACCGCTACCATATCGATGGCCTGCGCATCGATGGGGTGGCCAGCATGATTGAACTTAACCATGGTTTAGACGGTGAACCCTTTCGAAATATTGAGGGCGGTACCGATCGACTCGAAGCACTGTCATTCCTGCGGGAACTGAACACCATTATTTTTAGAGATTTTCCCTTTGCGATCATGTCAGCAGAAGACTCCACCTCCTACCCGATGGTCACCTGGCCGGTGGATAAGGGCGGTCTTGGCTTTAATCTGAAATGGGACATGGGCTGGATGCACGATACCCTGGATTATATGAAAACCGATCCGATGTTTCGAAACCGCTTCCACAATCTCTTAACCTTTTCGATGGCCTATGCCTTTAATGAAAATTTCATCCTGCCCCTGTCTCATGACGAAGTGGTTCACAGCAAACGAACCATCCTCGACAAGATGTTTGGCGATTACAATCTAAAATTTGACCAGTTTCGCATCCTTTTCGGATATTTGATGACTCACCCGGGAAAGAAACTGTCCTTTATGGGCAACGAATTTGCCCCCTTCCTAGAATGGCGGGTAGATGAATCGCTGGAATGGTTTTTGCTTGATTACCAAAAGCATCGCGAGATTCACACCTATATTAAAGACCTGAATAAGTTTTATTTAAAAGAAAAAGCGCTCTGGGTCGATGACCATAGCTGGGGCGGTTTTGAATGGCTGGAACCAAACAACAGCAAACAGAGTATTCTCATTTTTAAACGCCTGGGTACCGAACAAAAGGATACCCTGATTACCATCATCAACTTTTGTCCGCTTACCTATAACGATTATCAGATTGGCGTCCCTGCCCCCGGCAATTACCGTCTGGCCTTTAATTCAGATGCCCCTCTTTATGGCGGTAGCGATTTTAAAATGAAAAAGACCATGAAGGCTCAAAAAATCCCCCTCCATGGCCAGGACTATTCGGTTTCTCTCAATATTCCGCCCTCGTCGGTCATTGTCTTAAAAGGCGTTGTTCCCCGGACAAGTACCAAAGTAGAGACAACTAAGAAACCTAAAAAATAA